In Curtobacterium sp. MCPF17_002, one genomic interval encodes:
- the rplX gene encoding 50S ribosomal protein L24 has protein sequence MANIKKGDLVEVIAGATQERGGDRGKQGKVIEVLRDKERVVVEGVNFVTKHVRVGQTQRGSKTGGIEQHEAPIHVSNVAIVDPKTKKPTRVGFRNEEVEKDGVKKTVRVRYAKKSGEKL, from the coding sequence ATGGCGAACATCAAGAAGGGTGACCTCGTCGAGGTCATCGCGGGTGCCACGCAGGAGCGTGGCGGCGACCGCGGCAAGCAGGGCAAGGTCATCGAGGTGCTCCGCGACAAGGAGCGCGTCGTCGTCGAGGGCGTGAACTTCGTCACGAAGCACGTCCGCGTCGGCCAGACCCAGCGCGGTTCGAAGACCGGTGGCATCGAGCAGCACGAAGCTCCGATCCACGTCTCGAACGTCGCCATCGTCGACCCGAAGACCAAGAAGCCGACCCGCGTCGGTTTCCGCAACGAAGAGGTGGAGAAGGACGGCGTCAAGAAGACCGTCCGCGTCCGCTACGCCAAGAAGTCGGGTGAGAAGCTCTGA
- the rpsS gene encoding 30S ribosomal protein S19: MPRSLKKGPFVDEHLLRKVVTQNEANTKNVIRTWSRRSMIIPNMLGHTIAVHDGRKHIPVFVTESMVGHKLGEFAPTRTFRGHVKDDKKGRRR; this comes from the coding sequence ATGCCACGCAGTCTGAAGAAGGGCCCCTTCGTCGACGAGCACCTGCTCCGCAAGGTCGTCACGCAGAACGAGGCCAACACCAAGAACGTGATCCGTACCTGGTCGCGTCGCTCGATGATCATCCCGAACATGCTCGGGCACACGATCGCCGTGCACGACGGCCGCAAGCACATCCCGGTGTTCGTCACCGAGTCGATGGTCGGTCACAAGCTCGGCGAGTTCGCGCCGACCCGCACCTTCCGTGGTCACGTGAAGGACGACAAGAAGGGCCGTCGCCGCTAA
- the rpmD gene encoding 50S ribosomal protein L30, whose amino-acid sequence MAMLKITQTKSVISEKQYQRDTLRSLGLKRIGRTVLREDNAQNRGYVATVAHLVKVEEVDA is encoded by the coding sequence ATGGCGATGCTGAAGATCACGCAGACGAAGTCCGTTATCAGCGAGAAGCAGTACCAGCGCGACACGCTCCGCAGCCTGGGTCTCAAGCGCATCGGCCGTACGGTCCTGCGTGAGGACAACGCCCAGAACCGCGGGTACGTCGCAACGGTGGCGCACCTCGTGAAGGTCGAGGAGGTCGACGCATGA
- the rplN gene encoding 50S ribosomal protein L14, giving the protein MIQQESRLKIADNTGAKEILTIRVLGGSGRRYAGLGDVIVATVKDAIPGGNVKKGDVVKAVIVRTKKETRRQDGSYIKFDENAAVILKPDGDPRGTRIFGPVGRELRDKKFMKIISLAPEVL; this is encoded by the coding sequence GTGATTCAGCAGGAATCCCGCCTCAAGATCGCCGACAACACGGGTGCCAAGGAGATCTTGACCATCCGCGTGCTCGGTGGCTCGGGTCGTCGCTACGCCGGTCTCGGTGACGTCATCGTCGCCACGGTGAAGGACGCCATCCCCGGCGGCAACGTGAAGAAGGGTGACGTCGTCAAGGCGGTCATCGTTCGCACCAAGAAGGAGACCCGTCGTCAGGACGGCTCCTACATCAAGTTCGACGAGAACGCGGCAGTGATCCTCAAGCCCGACGGCGACCCGCGCGGCACGCGCATCTTCGGTCCGGTCGGTCGCGAGCTCCGTGACAAGAAGTTCATGAAGATCATCTCGCTCGCGCCGGAGGTGCTGTAA
- the rplE gene encoding 50S ribosomal protein L5 gives MTDTTAAPATKVDPRLKQKYKNEIKAALTEQFGYANVNQVPGLVKVVVNTGVGEAARDSKIIEGAIKDLTAITGQKPQVTKARKSIAQFKLREGQAIGAHVTLRGDRAWEFIDRLVTLALPRIRDFRGLSDKQFDGNGNYTFGLTEQSVFHEIDQDRIDRVRGFDITVVTTAKSDDEGRALLRQLGFPFRSAEQTV, from the coding sequence ATGACCGACACGACTGCCGCGCCGGCGACGAAGGTCGACCCGCGCCTCAAGCAGAAGTACAAGAACGAGATCAAGGCTGCCCTCACCGAGCAGTTCGGGTACGCGAACGTCAACCAGGTCCCCGGCCTGGTCAAGGTCGTCGTGAACACCGGCGTCGGTGAAGCGGCTCGTGACTCGAAGATCATCGAGGGGGCCATCAAGGACCTCACGGCGATCACGGGTCAGAAGCCCCAGGTCACGAAGGCCCGCAAGTCCATCGCGCAGTTCAAGCTGCGTGAGGGCCAGGCCATCGGCGCGCACGTCACCCTCCGTGGTGACCGCGCGTGGGAGTTCATCGACCGCCTGGTGACCCTCGCACTGCCCCGCATCCGCGACTTCCGCGGGCTCAGCGACAAGCAGTTCGACGGCAACGGCAACTACACGTTCGGTCTCACGGAGCAGTCCGTGTTCCACGAGATCGACCAGGACCGCATCGACCGCGTGCGTGGCTTCGACATCACCGTCGTGACCACCGCGAAGTCGGACGACGAGGGTCGCGCGCTGCTCCGCCAGCTCGGGTTCCCGTTCCGTTCTGCCGAGCAGACGGTCTAA
- the rpmC gene encoding 50S ribosomal protein L29, which translates to MAIGSKELRPTELDTFENERLADELKKAKEELFNLRFQSATGQLESHGRLRAVKRDIARIYTVLRERELGIRATPAPVETATKAKKTTKKAEKPAESTEAETAEEN; encoded by the coding sequence ATGGCGATCGGTTCCAAGGAGCTCCGTCCGACGGAGCTCGACACGTTCGAGAACGAGCGTCTTGCTGACGAGCTGAAGAAGGCCAAGGAGGAACTCTTCAACCTCCGCTTCCAGTCGGCCACCGGCCAGCTGGAGAGCCACGGTCGTCTCCGTGCCGTCAAGCGCGACATCGCCCGTATCTACACCGTCCTCCGCGAGCGCGAGCTCGGCATCCGTGCCACTCCCGCGCCCGTCGAGACCGCCACCAAGGCCAAGAAGACGACGAAGAAGGCTGAGAAGCCGGCCGAGTCGACCGAGGCCGAGACCGCCGAGGAGAACTGA
- the rplR gene encoding 50S ribosomal protein L18, with protein sequence MAIGIRGKSKSAAKARRHNRLRKKISGTEMRPRLAVTRSSRHVFVQVIDDAKGHTLASASTMEADLRTFDGDKTAKARRVGELLAERAKAAGVEAVVFDRGGSKYAGRVAAIADGAREGGLNL encoded by the coding sequence ATGGCCATCGGAATCCGAGGCAAGAGCAAGTCGGCCGCCAAGGCGCGTCGTCACAACCGTCTCCGCAAGAAGATCAGCGGCACCGAGATGCGTCCGCGTCTCGCCGTCACCCGCTCGTCGCGCCACGTGTTCGTCCAGGTCATCGACGACGCCAAGGGTCACACCCTCGCCAGCGCGTCGACGATGGAGGCCGACCTCCGTACGTTCGACGGCGACAAGACGGCTAAGGCCCGTCGCGTCGGCGAGCTCCTCGCCGAGCGCGCGAAGGCTGCCGGCGTCGAGGCCGTGGTCTTCGACCGCGGTGGTAGCAAGTACGCCGGTCGCGTCGCCGCGATCGCCGATGGTGCCCGTGAAGGAGGGCTGAACCTGTGA
- the rplF gene encoding 50S ribosomal protein L6, giving the protein MSRIGRLPIDIPAGVTVSIDGQNVAVKGPKGELALVVAEPIQAKVEENQVLVTRPDDERSSRALHGLTRTLIANNIVGVTEGYTKGLEVVGTGYRVQAKGNNVEFALGYSHPITVEPPAGISFAVEGNNKLTVIGIDKQSVGEVAANIRKLRKPEPYKGKGVRYAGEIVRRKAGKSGK; this is encoded by the coding sequence ATGTCTCGTATCGGACGTCTTCCCATTGACATCCCCGCCGGCGTGACCGTCTCCATCGACGGTCAGAACGTGGCGGTCAAGGGCCCGAAGGGCGAGCTCGCGCTCGTCGTCGCAGAGCCCATCCAGGCCAAGGTCGAGGAGAACCAGGTCCTCGTCACCCGTCCGGACGACGAGCGCAGCTCGCGTGCGCTGCACGGCCTGACCCGGACCCTCATCGCGAACAACATCGTCGGCGTCACCGAGGGCTACACCAAGGGCCTCGAGGTCGTCGGCACCGGTTACCGCGTGCAGGCGAAGGGCAACAACGTCGAGTTCGCGCTCGGGTACTCCCACCCGATCACGGTCGAGCCGCCCGCGGGCATCAGCTTCGCCGTCGAGGGCAACAACAAGCTCACCGTCATCGGCATCGACAAGCAGTCCGTCGGCGAGGTCGCTGCCAACATCCGCAAGCTGCGCAAGCCCGAGCCCTACAAGGGCAAGGGCGTCCGCTACGCGGGCGAGATCGTGCGCCGCAAGGCCGGAAAGTCAGGTAAGTGA
- the rpsE gene encoding 30S ribosomal protein S5 translates to MSDIANTNEDANVESTEATDAAASTGTTESTEATASTETTESTEATDAESTSTEAPAAKEPEVPVVERPVETAAGSASNNRDSADNRGRRGGGRDRQQSGGRGNDRNGRGGDSQFLERVVTINRVSKVVKGGRRFSFTALVVVGDGNGLVGVGYGKAREVPTAISKGVEEAKKNFFRVPRVGNTIPHPVQGEAAAGVVLLRPAAAGTGVIAGGPVRAVLECAGIHDVLSKSLGSSNTINIVHATVTALKQLEEPRAVASRRGLPVDRVVPDRLLQAEAAALRAASEKAGA, encoded by the coding sequence GTGAGCGACATCGCGAACACGAACGAAGACGCCAACGTCGAGTCGACCGAGGCCACGGACGCCGCTGCGTCGACCGGGACCACGGAGTCGACCGAGGCCACCGCCTCGACCGAGACCACCGAGTCGACCGAGGCAACCGACGCCGAGTCCACGAGCACCGAGGCCCCCGCGGCCAAGGAGCCCGAGGTCCCGGTCGTCGAGCGTCCCGTCGAGACCGCCGCAGGTTCGGCATCGAACAACCGCGACTCCGCGGACAACCGTGGCCGCCGTGGTGGCGGGCGCGACCGTCAGCAGAGTGGCGGCCGTGGCAACGACCGCAACGGGCGGGGTGGGGACAGCCAGTTCCTCGAGCGCGTCGTGACCATCAACCGCGTCTCCAAGGTCGTCAAGGGTGGTCGTCGCTTCAGCTTCACCGCGCTCGTCGTCGTCGGTGACGGCAACGGTCTGGTGGGCGTCGGCTACGGCAAGGCCCGCGAGGTCCCGACCGCCATCTCGAAGGGTGTCGAGGAAGCGAAGAAGAACTTCTTCCGCGTCCCCCGCGTCGGCAACACCATCCCGCACCCCGTGCAGGGTGAGGCCGCTGCCGGTGTCGTGCTCCTCCGTCCGGCTGCTGCCGGTACCGGTGTCATCGCCGGTGGTCCGGTCCGCGCCGTCCTCGAGTGCGCCGGCATCCACGACGTGCTGAGCAAGTCGCTCGGTTCGTCGAACACGATCAACATCGTGCACGCGACCGTCACGGCGCTGAAGCAGCTCGAGGAGCCCCGCGCGGTCGCAAGCCGCCGCGGTCTCCCCGTCGACCGGGTCGTCCCGGATCGTCTGCTCCAGGCCGAGGCCGCTGCTCTGCGTGCCGCGTCCGAGAAGGCAGGTGCGTGA
- the rpsQ gene encoding 30S ribosomal protein S17, producing MANEEKNSAASARGYRKTRRGYVTSDKMDKTIVVEVEDRVKHALYGKIIRRTSKVKAHDELGTAGVGDLVVISETRPLSASKRWRLVEILEKAK from the coding sequence ATGGCGAACGAAGAGAAGAACTCCGCCGCCTCTGCTCGCGGCTACCGCAAGACGCGTCGTGGCTACGTCACGAGCGACAAGATGGACAAGACCATCGTGGTCGAGGTCGAGGACCGCGTGAAGCACGCGCTCTACGGCAAGATCATCCGTCGCACCTCCAAGGTGAAGGCCCACGACGAGCTCGGCACCGCTGGTGTCGGCGACCTCGTCGTGATCAGCGAGACCCGTCCCCTCAGCGCCTCCAAGCGCTGGCGCCTGGTCGAGATCCTCGAGAAGGCCAAGTAG
- the rpsC gene encoding 30S ribosomal protein S3: MGQKVNPYGFRLGITTDHVSHWFTDSTKPGQRYADYVAEDIKVREYLKKTLDRAGVARIELERTRDRVRVDIHTARPGIVIGRRGAEAERVRGELEKLTKKQIQLNILEVKNPETEAQLVAQGIAEQLSARVAFRRAMRKGLQGAQRAGAKGVRIQVSGRLGGAEMSRSEFYREGRVPLHTLRANIDYGFYEARTTFGRIGVKVWIYKGDITNKELAREQANQRSSRPERRGGPRGGERGDRRGGDRGGDRGGRQQQAPQDAPAGAGVEA; encoded by the coding sequence ATGGGCCAGAAGGTCAACCCCTACGGCTTCCGCCTCGGGATCACGACGGACCACGTCTCGCACTGGTTCACCGACAGCACCAAGCCGGGTCAGCGCTACGCCGACTACGTGGCCGAGGACATCAAGGTGCGCGAGTACCTGAAGAAGACCCTCGACCGCGCCGGCGTCGCCCGCATCGAACTCGAGCGCACCCGTGACCGTGTCCGCGTGGACATCCACACGGCGCGTCCGGGAATCGTCATCGGTCGCCGCGGCGCCGAGGCGGAGCGCGTTCGTGGTGAGCTCGAGAAGCTCACCAAGAAGCAGATCCAGCTGAACATCCTCGAGGTCAAGAACCCCGAGACCGAGGCCCAGCTCGTCGCGCAGGGCATCGCCGAGCAGCTCTCCGCTCGTGTCGCGTTCCGTCGCGCCATGCGCAAGGGCCTGCAGGGTGCACAGCGCGCCGGCGCCAAGGGTGTCCGCATCCAGGTGTCGGGTCGTCTCGGCGGCGCCGAGATGTCGCGTTCGGAGTTCTACCGCGAGGGCCGCGTGCCCCTGCACACGCTCCGCGCGAACATCGACTACGGCTTCTACGAGGCCCGGACCACGTTCGGCCGCATCGGCGTGAAGGTCTGGATCTACAAGGGCGACATCACCAACAAGGAGCTCGCTCGCGAGCAGGCGAACCAGCGTTCGTCGCGCCCCGAGCGTCGTGGCGGCCCCCGTGGTGGCGAGCGCGGCGACCGCCGTGGCGGCGACCGTGGCGGCGACCGTGGCGGCCGTCAGCAGCAGGCCCCGCAGGACGCGCCGGCCGGCGCAGGAGTTGAGGCGTAA
- the rplP gene encoding 50S ribosomal protein L16, producing the protein MLIPRRVKHRKQHHPKRSGQATGGTKVSFGDYGIQALTPAYVTNRQIESARIAMTRHIKRGGKVWINIYPDRPLTKKPAETRMGSGKGSPEWWVANVKPGRVLFELSGVSEDIAREALTRAIHKLPLKARIIKREEGDA; encoded by the coding sequence ATGCTTATTCCCCGTCGAGTCAAGCACCGTAAGCAGCACCACCCGAAGCGTTCGGGCCAGGCCACCGGTGGCACCAAGGTGTCGTTCGGTGACTACGGCATCCAGGCGCTGACCCCCGCTTACGTGACCAACCGTCAGATCGAGTCCGCTCGTATCGCCATGACGCGTCACATCAAGCGTGGCGGCAAGGTGTGGATCAACATCTACCCGGACCGTCCGCTCACCAAGAAGCCGGCTGAGACCCGCATGGGTTCCGGTAAGGGCTCGCCCGAGTGGTGGGTCGCCAACGTCAAGCCGGGTCGCGTGCTCTTCGAGCTCTCCGGCGTCAGCGAGGACATCGCCCGTGAGGCGCTGACTCGTGCAATCCACAAGCTGCCCCTCAAGGCACGCATCATCAAGCGCGAGGAGGGCGACGCATAA
- the rpsH gene encoding 30S ribosomal protein S8, producing MTMTDPVADMLTRLRNANSAHHDDVSLPSSKLKKNIAEILKREGYISEWKIEDARVGQTLTIDLKYGPERERSIAGIKRVSKPGLRVYAKSTEIPQVLGGLGVAILSTSSGLLTDREAEQKGVGGEVLAYVW from the coding sequence ATGACGATGACCGATCCGGTCGCAGACATGCTGACCAGATTGCGGAACGCGAACTCGGCGCACCACGACGACGTCTCGCTTCCCAGCTCCAAGTTGAAGAAGAACATCGCTGAGATCCTCAAGCGCGAGGGTTACATCAGCGAGTGGAAGATCGAGGACGCCCGCGTCGGGCAGACCCTCACGATCGACCTGAAGTACGGCCCCGAGCGCGAGCGTTCGATCGCCGGCATCAAGCGCGTCTCGAAGCCCGGCCTCCGGGTGTACGCGAAGTCGACGGAGATCCCCCAGGTCCTCGGTGGCCTCGGCGTGGCGATCCTCTCGACCTCGTCGGGACTGCTCACTGACCGCGAAGCCGAGCAGAAGGGCGTGGGTGGGGAAGTCCTCGCCTACGTGTGGTGA
- the rplV gene encoding 50S ribosomal protein L22, whose translation MVESIARVRHIRVTPQKARRVIELIRGKQAHEALAILKFAPQGASEPVYKLVASAIANARVKADSTNSFLDERDLYVSRVFVDEGTTLKRFQPRAQGRAFRINKRTSHITVVLATPDEVEAAATSKKASK comes from the coding sequence ATGGTGGAGTCGATCGCACGCGTGCGACACATCCGCGTCACGCCTCAGAAGGCCCGTCGCGTCATCGAGCTGATCCGCGGCAAGCAGGCCCACGAGGCGCTCGCCATCCTGAAGTTCGCCCCCCAGGGCGCTTCGGAGCCCGTGTACAAGCTGGTCGCCTCGGCGATCGCGAACGCCCGGGTGAAGGCGGACTCGACGAACAGCTTCCTCGACGAGCGCGACCTCTACGTGAGCCGCGTCTTCGTCGACGAGGGCACGACCCTGAAGCGGTTCCAGCCGCGCGCCCAGGGCCGCGCCTTCCGCATCAACAAGCGCACCTCCCACATCACGGTCGTCCTCGCGACGCCTGATGAGGTCGAGGCTGCGGCGACGAGCAAGAAGGCGAGCAAGTAA
- the map gene encoding type I methionyl aminopeptidase, producing the protein MVRLRKPSIYKTPEELRAMVRPGLLTEAALNAVRDAIRPGISTGELDTIAEAVIRDGGGIPNFQLVPGYHHTLCVSVNDEVVHGIPGDRVLQPGDIVSVDAGAEVDGWNGDSAFTMVVPGGDAGLTAARQTLCDTTERALWHGIAALAHTKNLHEVGAVIEDAIDETGAWGIVEDFTGHGIGRSMHEDPPVFNYRVRGAGPAVKPGLVVAIEPMVTAGTIDSSTDDDDWTVRTLDGSDAAHWEHSIAVHAGGIWVLTATDGGASGLAPLGVTPVPIP; encoded by the coding sequence GTGGTCCGGCTCCGGAAACCCTCGATCTACAAGACGCCTGAGGAGCTCCGCGCCATGGTGCGCCCGGGGCTCCTGACCGAGGCGGCACTGAACGCGGTCCGCGACGCGATCCGTCCGGGCATCTCGACGGGCGAGCTCGACACGATCGCCGAGGCCGTCATCCGTGACGGTGGCGGCATCCCCAACTTCCAGCTCGTCCCGGGCTACCACCACACGTTGTGCGTGTCGGTGAACGACGAGGTCGTGCACGGGATCCCGGGCGACCGGGTCCTGCAGCCGGGTGACATCGTCTCGGTGGACGCCGGCGCCGAGGTCGACGGGTGGAACGGCGACAGTGCGTTCACGATGGTGGTACCTGGCGGTGACGCGGGCCTGACAGCAGCACGCCAGACGCTCTGCGACACCACCGAGCGCGCGCTCTGGCACGGCATCGCCGCGCTCGCGCACACGAAGAACCTGCACGAGGTCGGTGCCGTCATCGAGGACGCCATCGACGAGACGGGTGCCTGGGGCATCGTCGAGGACTTCACCGGACACGGCATCGGCCGGTCCATGCACGAGGACCCGCCGGTCTTCAACTACCGCGTGCGCGGCGCGGGTCCCGCGGTGAAGCCGGGTCTCGTGGTCGCGATCGAGCCGATGGTCACCGCCGGGACGATCGACAGCTCGACGGACGACGACGACTGGACGGTCCGCACGCTGGATGGTTCCGACGCGGCGCACTGGGAGCACAGCATCGCGGTCCACGCGGGCGGCATCTGGGTGCTCACGGCCACCGACGGTGGCGCTTCGGGCTTGGCCCCGCTGGGTGTGACGCCCGTCCCGATCCCGTAG
- the secY gene encoding preprotein translocase subunit SecY has translation MFRAVARIMRTPDLRKKIGFTLAIIALFRLGSYIPAPFVDYSAVQTCLASASSSGGLYDLINLFSGGALLKLSVFALGIMPYITSSIIVQLLRVVIPHFDALYKEGQSGQAKLTQYTRYLTIALGVLQSTTLITVARSGALFGTNASSSCSSIISNDSWYAIMLMVVTLTAGTGLIMWMGELVTERGIGNGMSLLIFTSIAAQFPSALWAIEQSQSFELFLFVILVGLVIMMAVVFVEQSQRRIPVQYAKRMVGRRTYGGNNTYIPIKVNMAGVVPVIFASSLLYLPALVAQFNQPSDGTEPAAWVTWVQSNLTSGDNWFYMVLYFLLIVGFTYFYVAITFNPEEVADNMKKYGGFIPGIRAGRPTAEYLDYVLTRVTLPGSLYLGLIALIPLAALALFGANQNFPFGGASILIIVGVGLETVKQIDSQLQQRHYEGLLR, from the coding sequence GTGTTCAGAGCGGTCGCGCGCATCATGCGCACCCCAGATCTTCGCAAGAAGATCGGCTTCACCCTCGCGATCATCGCGCTGTTCCGCCTGGGGTCGTACATCCCGGCACCGTTCGTCGACTACTCGGCCGTGCAGACCTGCCTTGCCAGCGCTTCGTCGTCCGGCGGTCTCTACGACCTCATCAACCTGTTCTCCGGCGGCGCGCTGCTGAAGCTCTCGGTCTTCGCGCTCGGGATCATGCCGTACATCACGTCGTCGATCATCGTGCAGCTCCTGCGCGTGGTCATCCCGCACTTCGACGCCCTCTACAAGGAGGGTCAGTCCGGTCAGGCCAAGCTGACGCAGTACACGCGCTACCTCACCATCGCGCTGGGCGTGCTGCAGTCCACCACCCTGATCACGGTCGCACGCTCCGGTGCCCTCTTCGGCACCAACGCGTCGTCCTCCTGCTCGTCGATCATCTCGAACGACAGCTGGTACGCGATCATGCTCATGGTCGTCACCCTGACCGCCGGTACCGGCCTCATCATGTGGATGGGCGAGCTCGTCACCGAGCGCGGCATCGGCAACGGCATGTCGCTCCTCATCTTCACGTCGATCGCGGCGCAGTTCCCGTCGGCGCTCTGGGCCATCGAGCAGTCGCAGTCGTTCGAGCTCTTCCTCTTCGTGATCCTCGTCGGCCTGGTCATCATGATGGCCGTCGTGTTCGTGGAGCAGTCGCAGCGGCGCATCCCCGTCCAGTACGCCAAGCGCATGGTCGGTCGACGCACCTACGGCGGCAACAACACGTACATCCCGATCAAGGTGAACATGGCCGGCGTCGTGCCCGTCATCTTCGCCTCGTCGCTGCTGTACCTGCCGGCCCTGGTCGCGCAGTTCAACCAGCCCTCCGACGGCACCGAGCCGGCCGCCTGGGTGACCTGGGTCCAGTCCAACCTGACCTCGGGTGACAACTGGTTCTACATGGTCCTGTACTTCCTGCTCATCGTCGGGTTCACGTACTTCTACGTCGCGATCACCTTCAACCCCGAAGAGGTCGCCGACAACATGAAGAAGTACGGCGGCTTCATCCCGGGCATCCGGGCCGGCCGTCCGACGGCCGAGTACCTCGACTACGTCCTGACCCGGGTGACGTTGCCCGGCTCGCTCTACCTCGGTCTCATCGCGCTCATCCCGCTGGCAGCACTGGCGCTGTTCGGCGCGAACCAGAACTTCCCGTTCGGTGGCGCGAGCATCCTCATCATCGTGGGTGTCGGTCTCGAGACCGTGAAGCAGATCGACTCGCAGCTGCAGCAACGTCACTACGAAGGGCTTCTCCGTTGA
- the rplO gene encoding 50S ribosomal protein L15, producing MSDEKNERVQVLKLHHLRPAEGAKKARTRVGRGEGSKGKTAGRGTKGQKARYQVKVGFEGGQMPLHMRTPKLRGFKNPFRVEYQVVNLDKIAELYPNGGDVTVADLVAKGAVRKNEKVKVLGQGDISVKLTVAVDKVSASAAEKIAAAGGTVSQ from the coding sequence ATGAGCGACGAGAAGAACGAGCGCGTGCAGGTCCTGAAGCTGCACCACCTCCGTCCCGCCGAGGGTGCCAAGAAGGCTCGCACCCGCGTCGGCCGTGGTGAGGGCTCCAAGGGCAAGACCGCCGGCCGTGGTACCAAGGGCCAGAAGGCTCGTTACCAGGTCAAGGTCGGCTTCGAGGGTGGGCAGATGCCGCTGCACATGCGCACCCCGAAGCTCCGCGGGTTCAAGAACCCGTTCCGTGTCGAGTACCAGGTCGTGAACCTGGACAAGATCGCGGAGCTCTACCCCAACGGTGGCGACGTCACCGTCGCGGACCTGGTCGCCAAGGGCGCCGTCCGCAAGAACGAGAAGGTCAAGGTTCTCGGTCAGGGTGACATCAGCGTGAAGCTCACGGTCGCGGTCGACAAGGTCTCGGCGTCCGCCGCCGAGAAGATCGCGGCTGCTGGCGGCACCGTCTCCCAGTAA
- a CDS encoding adenylate kinase, whose translation MSARLIIVGPPGAGKGTQAGRIAESFGIPAVSTGDIFRKNVTDGTPLGVQAKAIMDAGDYVPDSLTNELVKSRLEEPDARDGFLLDGYPRTVGQVEYLDALLAEQGTAIDAVIQLVADQDELVGRLLKRAEQQGRSDDNEETIRRRQQVYAEQTAPIVNAYGERGLVVDVDGLGGIDEVGDRIQAALSSRGLTAGV comes from the coding sequence TTGAGCGCACGTCTCATCATCGTCGGACCCCCCGGAGCAGGGAAGGGCACGCAGGCCGGCCGCATCGCCGAGTCCTTCGGGATCCCCGCCGTCTCCACGGGCGACATCTTCCGCAAGAACGTCACCGACGGCACTCCGCTCGGCGTCCAGGCGAAGGCGATCATGGACGCGGGCGACTACGTCCCGGACTCCCTCACGAACGAGCTCGTGAAGTCACGTCTCGAGGAACCGGACGCGCGGGACGGGTTCCTGCTCGACGGGTACCCGCGCACGGTGGGGCAGGTCGAGTACCTCGACGCGCTGCTCGCCGAGCAGGGCACCGCGATCGACGCGGTCATCCAGCTCGTGGCCGACCAGGACGAGCTCGTGGGCCGTCTCCTGAAGCGTGCCGAGCAGCAGGGTCGGAGCGACGACAACGAGGAGACTATCCGTCGTCGTCAGCAGGTCTACGCGGAGCAGACCGCCCCGATCGTGAACGCGTACGGCGAGCGTGGGCTCGTGGTCGACGTCGACGGTCTCGGTGGCATCGACGAGGTGGGCGACCGCATCCAGGCCGCCCTGTCCTCGCGCGGGCTGACCGCGGGCGTCTGA